Proteins encoded together in one Altererythrobacter epoxidivorans window:
- a CDS encoding type II toxin-antitoxin system HipA family toxin, which translates to MLPVLDTLVVWWGERQAGELSIDKGGAMHFVYLPEWLADDKAPALSHAMPKQEGPFGDHACKAVFGGLLPEEGQRTAIARALGVSPDNPFRLLEALGGDVAGTLAFLPEGEELFQAYSTTAPEPLLEGELAELFDRLPSVPMLAGEGGARLSLAGAQSKLPVVLTAEGGIAIPRPGEPSTHLIKPEPDRFPYLAANEAFCLALARAVGIDAAHAEWRTAAGKPFLLVERYDRISVEGKTHRLHQEDFAQALGVPSNRKYAAEGGPTFRDSFALLRSAATRPAREVLKLADAAIFNLIIGNADAHAKNYSLLRLENGEVALAPLYDVVATHMWKQLSPKLAMRFGRAATVEEFDIGNVARFAEEAGLGAPFIRRRLADLTEAVRAEIEKGVQVPGNPAEEMVAPVAEALSARASIVALKLLET; encoded by the coding sequence ATGCTGCCGGTCTTGGACACGCTGGTTGTCTGGTGGGGCGAGCGTCAGGCGGGCGAACTGTCCATCGACAAGGGTGGTGCGATGCACTTCGTCTATTTGCCGGAATGGCTCGCTGACGACAAGGCACCGGCACTTTCCCACGCAATGCCTAAGCAGGAAGGGCCATTTGGGGACCATGCCTGCAAGGCGGTCTTTGGCGGTCTGCTTCCCGAAGAAGGTCAGCGCACCGCTATCGCCCGGGCACTTGGGGTTTCGCCTGACAATCCATTTCGTCTGCTCGAGGCCTTGGGCGGAGATGTTGCGGGTACTCTGGCCTTCCTGCCCGAGGGGGAAGAGCTGTTCCAAGCCTACTCCACGACCGCTCCAGAACCACTCCTAGAGGGCGAGCTAGCGGAACTATTCGACCGTTTGCCTTCCGTGCCCATGCTGGCAGGCGAGGGCGGCGCAAGGCTGAGCCTTGCAGGGGCTCAGAGTAAACTGCCCGTGGTGCTCACCGCAGAAGGAGGCATCGCGATCCCTCGTCCGGGCGAACCCTCTACCCATTTAATAAAGCCCGAACCGGACCGCTTTCCCTACCTGGCTGCGAATGAGGCCTTCTGCCTCGCTTTGGCACGCGCCGTGGGTATCGATGCAGCCCATGCAGAGTGGCGCACTGCTGCGGGGAAACCGTTCCTGCTGGTTGAACGCTATGATCGCATCTCGGTTGAAGGAAAAACACACCGACTGCACCAGGAAGACTTCGCCCAAGCACTTGGCGTACCCTCGAACCGAAAATACGCGGCAGAGGGTGGACCGACCTTTCGGGACAGCTTTGCGCTGTTGCGTAGCGCTGCCACTCGACCCGCGCGCGAAGTGCTGAAACTTGCCGACGCGGCAATCTTCAACCTCATCATCGGCAACGCCGACGCTCACGCGAAGAATTACAGCCTGCTAAGACTTGAGAACGGCGAAGTGGCGCTTGCCCCGCTTTACGATGTCGTCGCCACACACATGTGGAAGCAACTCTCGCCAAAGCTCGCGATGCGATTTGGCCGCGCCGCGACCGTGGAGGAATTCGACATCGGGAACGTCGCGCGCTTCGCGGAAGAGGCCGGGCTGGGTGCGCCTTTCATCCGTCGCCGGTTGGCTGACCTTACTGAAGCGGTGAGGGCGGAGATTGAGAAGGGTGTTCAGGTGCCCGGCAATCCGGCTGAGGAAATGGTCGCGCCGGTCGCAGAGGCATTATCGGCTCGTGCCAGCATCGTTGCCTTGAAGCTCTTAGAGACATGA
- a CDS encoding helix-turn-helix transcriptional regulator, which yields MLDVATIGQIIRDERKELGLRQDELAAASGVGLRFLVELERGKPTVQMGKVLDVLAALGCELQIKRPDGIVTAGRMDEPKKDEVE from the coding sequence ATGCTCGATGTTGCCACTATCGGCCAGATCATTCGCGATGAACGCAAGGAGCTTGGACTACGCCAGGACGAGCTGGCCGCCGCAAGCGGGGTGGGCCTGCGCTTTTTGGTCGAGCTGGAGCGAGGAAAGCCCACCGTCCAAATGGGCAAGGTGCTTGATGTGCTCGCGGCCCTTGGATGCGAACTACAGATCAAGCGGCCCGACGGAATCGTGACCGCCGGTCGAATGGATGAGCCTAAGAAGGACGAGGTGGAGTGA
- a CDS encoding DUF305 domain-containing protein: MADQHQGHEGNYKRFMAMVGTSTVIMLGLMYLNTYALDHVFWSETRFWMMFVMGAVMAVVMLVFMWGMYKNTAKNWIIIGVSAVTFALALFLVRSQVTVDDSDYMSAMIPHHSIAIMTSERAGIEDVRVRKLANDIIRAQRKEIDEMRWLLEDIDKNGVAATKAEAEARPIPEFEGKVNPGTPTPAK; the protein is encoded by the coding sequence ATGGCTGACCAGCACCAGGGACACGAGGGAAACTACAAACGCTTCATGGCGATGGTCGGAACGTCGACCGTCATCATGCTCGGCCTCATGTATCTCAATACCTATGCACTCGATCACGTGTTCTGGAGCGAAACCCGCTTCTGGATGATGTTCGTGATGGGTGCGGTGATGGCCGTCGTCATGCTCGTCTTCATGTGGGGCATGTACAAGAACACGGCGAAGAACTGGATCATCATCGGCGTATCGGCCGTGACTTTCGCGCTCGCCCTTTTCCTCGTGCGTAGCCAGGTGACAGTGGATGACAGCGACTACATGTCTGCGATGATCCCCCACCATTCGATCGCCATCATGACCAGTGAAAGGGCGGGGATCGAGGACGTGCGCGTGCGCAAGCTTGCCAATGACATCATCCGCGCCCAGCGCAAGGAGATCGACGAAATGAGGTGGCTGCTCGAGGATATCGACAAGAACGGTGTCGCTGCGACCAAGGCAGAGGCCGAAGCGCGCCCGATTCCCGAATTCGAAGGCAAGGTGAACCCGGGGACGCCGACCCCAGCGAAATAG
- a CDS encoding MauE/DoxX family redox-associated membrane protein → MNGKTKTATVFRMVMPDHTCPYGIKTIDLLKRQGFEIHDNHLTTREQTDAFKAEHGVETTPQTFIDGKRIGGFDALREYFGKAPATKGEGETSYEPVIAIFATTFLLAMALSWFSFQSLLTIQTAEWFVSFSMVFLALQKLQDVRSFSTMFLNYDLLARRWVPYGLIYPFGEALAGLLMSAKALPIISVPISLFIGTIGAVSVFKAVYIDKRELKCACVGGNSNVPLGFVSLTENLFMIAMGLWMGASAMGWIAF, encoded by the coding sequence ATGAACGGCAAGACGAAAACAGCGACCGTCTTTCGCATGGTCATGCCAGACCATACCTGTCCCTACGGCATAAAGACCATCGACCTGCTCAAGCGGCAGGGATTCGAGATCCACGACAATCACCTGACCACCCGCGAACAGACCGATGCCTTCAAGGCAGAGCATGGCGTCGAGACCACTCCGCAGACCTTTATCGACGGCAAGAGGATCGGCGGGTTCGACGCGCTGCGCGAATATTTCGGCAAGGCACCTGCGACGAAGGGCGAGGGTGAAACCAGCTACGAACCGGTCATCGCCATATTCGCAACCACCTTCCTGCTGGCGATGGCGCTCAGCTGGTTCAGCTTCCAGAGCCTCCTGACAATCCAGACGGCGGAATGGTTCGTCAGCTTCTCGATGGTGTTCCTCGCCCTGCAAAAACTGCAGGACGTGCGCAGCTTCTCGACCATGTTCCTGAACTACGACCTGCTCGCCCGGCGATGGGTGCCCTATGGCCTGATTTACCCCTTTGGCGAGGCGCTGGCCGGATTGCTGATGTCGGCAAAGGCATTGCCGATCATATCCGTGCCGATCTCTCTCTTCATCGGAACGATCGGCGCGGTGAGTGTGTTCAAGGCGGTATATATCGACAAGCGCGAACTCAAATGTGCCTGTGTCGGGGGCAACAGCAACGTCCCGCTCGGCTTTGTCTCGCTGACGGAAAACCTGTTCATGATAGCTATGGGCTTGTGGATGGGGGCGAGCGCCATGGGATGGATCGCGTTCTAA
- a CDS encoding metal-sensitive transcriptional regulator, which produces MPGSSHKSGALNRLRRIEGQVRGIARMIEEDRYCIDVLTQIQAVKAALGRAETEVLRSHAACCVAEAIASGDETEQREKFDELLELYEKAKR; this is translated from the coding sequence ATGCCGGGATCCAGTCACAAATCGGGCGCGCTCAACCGCCTTCGCAGGATCGAAGGGCAGGTGCGCGGCATCGCCCGGATGATCGAGGAAGACCGTTACTGCATCGACGTGCTCACGCAGATCCAGGCGGTGAAAGCCGCCTTGGGGCGGGCAGAGACCGAGGTCCTGCGCAGCCATGCCGCCTGCTGCGTCGCGGAAGCCATCGCGAGCGGTGACGAAACCGAGCAGCGCGAAAAGTTCGACGAGCTGCTGGAACTTTACGAGAAGGCGAAACGATGA